A single genomic interval of Rosistilla ulvae harbors:
- a CDS encoding BBP7 family outer membrane beta-barrel protein produces the protein MFARVVILIALCCVPAASLVVGQETAGPSWRFRFPESNGAETSSQSQTDRVDVASLPPKPAYKKPSRIQVPSLADSQIVIPSEASSPSDNRDLADRDFEDELQENEAAERIADARLAANGDQDPYAILPTAFRNQITNFGGTFSTWLPFRRTGRFWVNPDYLYWSAEGMRTPALVTSSPSGTPQNEAAFLGGTGTTVLFGQQDLNGGWQSGYRITAGFALDPNLRWQLEGDYLKIFDRNESFSAASDDQVAPTNIIGRPFFDLINGRETAQLISYENLVSGRISVDAESKLSSFGLYGRGATCPTPGPCDVIAINSPLSMQIGRFDVLFGYRYANLRDSLVFAEDLRSLDVANPGSFQIRESFQTKNEFNGIELGMAYHGRWNRFTTELVAKVAAGNNKQTVQIDGYSDIVEAGFLERFPGGVLAQRTNIGEYKRNELAVLPQLTFNLGARVTRYVTLRAGYSLFYLSNVVRAGDQIDTDLNPNLFPPEQMPLVDTVLRPEFEFRETDFWAHGANFGADIRF, from the coding sequence TTGTTCGCTCGCGTTGTTATTCTGATCGCTTTATGCTGCGTCCCCGCTGCGTCGCTTGTCGTTGGACAAGAGACAGCCGGTCCGTCGTGGCGTTTTCGCTTTCCCGAATCCAACGGTGCCGAGACGTCGAGCCAATCGCAAACCGATCGCGTCGATGTCGCTTCGCTCCCACCGAAGCCCGCATACAAAAAGCCGTCGCGGATCCAAGTCCCCTCGCTGGCCGATTCTCAGATCGTGATCCCCAGTGAAGCGTCGAGTCCATCGGACAATCGAGATTTGGCGGACCGAGATTTCGAAGACGAACTGCAAGAGAACGAAGCGGCGGAGCGGATTGCCGATGCGCGATTGGCGGCCAATGGCGACCAGGATCCGTATGCCATCCTGCCGACGGCGTTTCGAAATCAGATCACCAACTTTGGCGGAACGTTTAGCACCTGGTTACCCTTCCGCCGCACCGGCCGCTTTTGGGTCAACCCCGACTATTTATATTGGTCCGCCGAAGGGATGCGCACTCCCGCTCTGGTCACCTCCAGCCCTTCGGGGACGCCGCAAAACGAAGCCGCTTTCTTGGGCGGCACCGGAACGACGGTGCTGTTTGGCCAACAAGACCTCAACGGTGGTTGGCAGAGTGGTTATCGAATCACCGCCGGCTTTGCCTTGGATCCCAACTTGCGATGGCAGCTCGAAGGTGACTACTTAAAGATCTTCGACCGCAACGAATCCTTTTCGGCCGCCTCGGACGATCAAGTCGCGCCGACCAACATCATCGGTCGGCCGTTCTTCGATCTAATCAACGGTCGCGAAACCGCTCAATTGATCTCCTACGAAAACCTCGTCTCCGGCCGGATCAGCGTCGATGCGGAATCGAAGCTCAGCTCGTTTGGTCTCTACGGTCGCGGTGCGACTTGCCCAACGCCTGGCCCATGCGATGTGATTGCGATCAACAGTCCGTTGAGCATGCAGATCGGTCGGTTCGACGTCCTGTTTGGATATCGATACGCCAACCTGCGAGATAGCCTGGTGTTTGCGGAAGACCTGCGCAGTCTGGACGTTGCCAATCCGGGATCGTTCCAGATTCGGGAGAGCTTCCAAACGAAAAACGAATTCAACGGCATCGAGCTGGGCATGGCTTATCACGGCCGCTGGAATCGGTTTACGACCGAACTGGTCGCCAAAGTCGCCGCGGGTAACAACAAACAAACCGTCCAGATCGATGGCTACAGCGACATCGTCGAAGCCGGTTTTCTGGAACGCTTCCCCGGCGGCGTGCTGGCGCAGCGGACGAACATCGGCGAATACAAGCGGAACGAACTGGCGGTCTTGCCTCAGTTGACCTTCAACCTCGGTGCTCGGGTGACGCGTTACGTCACGCTTCGCGCCGGATATTCGCTGTTCTATCTCAGCAACGTTGTCCGAGCTGGAGACCAGATCGATACCGATCTGAACCCCAACCTGTTCCCCCCTGAACAAATGCCGCTGGTCGACACGGTCCTGCGTCCCGAATTCGAATTCCGCGAGACCGATTTCTGGGCTCACGGTGCCAATTTTGGTGCCGACATCCGGTTTTAG
- a CDS encoding DUF1559 domain-containing protein → MRTGNRSGFTLVELLVVIAIIGILVGLLLPAVQAAREAARRMQCSNNLKQMGLALQNYHDTYHKFPYGDEGVCGGGWGSNWRLRLMPFCEQNAIYDRWTFGPGHGWTGTTSGNANRDQIDGFSVDFGKCPSSPMDEFRADSGDELFLFSYYGISGAESSPDGNYVASVRANATGTNPNGLYSSGGMLPINELVGMNHCTDGTSNTIIVGEISNYIFNANRTSKEDLRPGLHWGWQMGAVDTLKGAAFVKVNAATITVRYAPNSDLLGSSGVTAEGGGRRNTPLASAHPGGVQVARVDGSVQFLSETIDLNTLTFLSVRDDGQVVK, encoded by the coding sequence ATGCGCACGGGAAATCGTTCCGGCTTCACTCTGGTTGAGCTTTTAGTCGTCATCGCGATCATTGGGATTTTGGTTGGACTGCTTCTACCAGCAGTTCAGGCGGCACGCGAGGCAGCCCGTCGAATGCAATGCAGCAACAACCTGAAACAAATGGGGCTGGCATTACAGAACTACCACGACACCTATCACAAATTTCCTTATGGAGATGAAGGTGTCTGTGGAGGTGGATGGGGAAGCAACTGGAGATTGCGCCTGATGCCATTCTGTGAGCAGAACGCAATCTATGATCGATGGACCTTTGGTCCTGGACACGGCTGGACAGGTACGACAAGCGGCAATGCGAATCGCGATCAGATCGATGGCTTTTCTGTCGATTTCGGTAAATGCCCTTCATCGCCAATGGACGAATTTCGGGCTGATAGCGGCGATGAGTTGTTTCTATTTAGCTACTACGGTATTTCAGGGGCCGAGAGCAGTCCTGATGGAAATTATGTCGCGAGTGTTCGTGCCAATGCAACGGGGACAAACCCCAATGGCCTTTATAGCTCTGGCGGCATGTTACCTATCAATGAGCTTGTCGGGATGAATCATTGCACCGACGGTACATCCAATACCATTATCGTTGGGGAAATATCCAACTACATTTTCAATGCGAATCGCACAAGCAAAGAAGACCTTCGCCCGGGATTGCATTGGGGCTGGCAAATGGGGGCGGTGGATACATTGAAGGGGGCTGCATTTGTAAAAGTCAATGCGGCGACGATTACGGTCCGCTACGCCCCCAACTCTGATTTGTTGGGTTCGAGTGGGGTGACAGCTGAAGGGGGTGGGCGTCGAAACACGCCGTTAGCTTCGGCTCACCCTGGTGGCGTGCAGGTTGCGAGAGTGGATGGAAGCGTGCAGTTCCTGTCTGAAACGATCGACCTTAATACGCTGACGTTCTTGAGCGTTCGCGACGACGGGCAGGTCGTGAAATAA
- a CDS encoding sigma-70 family RNA polymerase sigma factor, which produces MESTRSDDNRFTDDDFAQQLSDCREQVLHYIFSLVSNRTHAEDVLQEVMTALWMNRAQYDPDRNFLYWMRGFARNKVLAYYRQQSTAPKQLSMESVGRIIARVDANQHVVDDQLVALRGCVEGLSDRQRELLNRFYQPASDVDLIAQELDIKPSTVYVRMHRIRRHLLKCVQFSVTRMRTLA; this is translated from the coding sequence ATGGAGTCAACGCGTTCAGACGACAACCGCTTCACCGATGACGATTTTGCGCAACAGCTGAGCGATTGTCGCGAACAGGTTCTCCACTATATCTTTTCACTGGTCTCCAATCGGACGCATGCTGAGGATGTTCTTCAGGAGGTGATGACTGCGCTGTGGATGAATCGAGCGCAGTACGACCCCGATCGCAACTTCCTGTATTGGATGCGCGGCTTCGCTCGAAATAAGGTGCTTGCCTATTATCGCCAGCAGTCGACCGCACCGAAGCAGTTGTCGATGGAATCGGTAGGACGGATCATTGCGCGTGTCGATGCGAATCAGCACGTCGTGGATGACCAATTGGTTGCCTTGCGTGGTTGTGTCGAAGGCTTGTCGGATCGACAACGCGAGCTGTTGAATCGGTTCTACCAACCGGCGTCGGATGTTGACCTGATCGCGCAGGAGCTGGACATCAAGCCAAGCACGGTTTACGTTCGGATGCATCGAATTCGCAGGCATTTGCTGAAATGCGTTCAATTCAGCGTAACTCGCATGAGGACGCTTGCATGA
- a CDS encoding DUF2961 domain-containing protein gives MSAAFLLGGSATASAIGDNPFQLQLPDNPVADRVAVKRWIAPHQTDTRAVLEGPGCIKHIWITLKHPAKSVMANRKLVIRIFFDDAETPHVEAPVGDFFGVMHGEDAYDINTPFISVKQYSGYNCYFDMPFSKNARIELETGEEANNCFIQVDWHRYPGQEMKEQRRFCARWRKENPTKRYSSDYLMLDALGEGQLVGFFYGLRLIDNVDRWSHAGADNIYIDGQGEYPAYIRGIGGEDTFGTSYGGAHHPPETHLDAGIPYYEHEDIGEARRVQRLVGYRFFTRDQIPFRESIHMRFATMKNNVCSMVYWYQKGEPKQFVKMPDFKTLLPDTPLAGGQMDVIEHHSGAWRLGKVLPNKDNVAIEQALQVGLQDSRISEDWEVYRAFHGFVDFNLSERPHEYGVGVHYQPAARQAQAIFTVDKPTEAVLRLAYDDHAVLHVNQEQAVDLGNHTAFRSREVPIQLQAGDNLIQLTLSNTTGTNHGGWAYAFKLTTESGDQLLPLADTGTN, from the coding sequence ATGTCTGCCGCATTCCTGCTCGGGGGCTCGGCAACCGCGTCGGCGATCGGCGACAACCCGTTCCAGCTTCAACTGCCCGACAATCCGGTTGCCGATCGAGTTGCCGTGAAACGTTGGATTGCGCCGCATCAAACCGATACCCGGGCGGTCTTGGAAGGCCCCGGCTGCATCAAGCACATCTGGATCACGCTCAAGCATCCGGCAAAGAGCGTCATGGCGAACCGCAAATTGGTGATTCGCATATTTTTTGACGATGCCGAAACACCTCATGTCGAAGCCCCCGTTGGCGACTTCTTTGGCGTGATGCATGGTGAAGACGCTTACGATATCAACACGCCCTTCATCAGCGTAAAGCAGTATTCTGGCTACAATTGTTACTTCGATATGCCGTTTTCGAAGAACGCTCGAATCGAGCTCGAAACGGGAGAAGAAGCAAACAACTGCTTTATCCAGGTCGATTGGCATCGCTACCCAGGCCAGGAAATGAAAGAGCAACGCCGATTTTGTGCGCGATGGCGAAAAGAGAACCCAACCAAACGCTATTCCAGCGACTATTTGATGCTCGATGCGTTAGGCGAAGGCCAATTGGTTGGCTTTTTCTATGGTTTGCGTTTGATCGACAATGTGGATCGTTGGAGTCATGCCGGCGCGGACAATATCTATATTGACGGCCAAGGCGAGTACCCGGCCTATATTCGAGGAATCGGCGGGGAAGACACCTTCGGGACAAGCTACGGCGGTGCGCACCATCCTCCCGAGACACACCTGGATGCCGGCATTCCCTACTACGAACACGAAGACATTGGGGAGGCCCGGCGTGTCCAGCGTTTGGTCGGTTATCGCTTCTTCACGCGAGACCAAATACCCTTCCGCGAATCGATACACATGCGATTTGCAACGATGAAAAACAATGTTTGTTCGATGGTCTACTGGTACCAAAAAGGGGAACCGAAGCAGTTTGTGAAGATGCCCGACTTCAAGACGCTGTTGCCCGACACGCCATTGGCCGGCGGCCAGATGGATGTGATCGAGCATCACAGTGGTGCCTGGCGACTGGGGAAGGTGCTGCCTAACAAGGACAACGTGGCGATCGAGCAGGCGTTGCAAGTCGGTCTGCAGGATTCGCGTATATCGGAAGATTGGGAAGTTTACCGGGCGTTTCATGGTTTTGTGGATTTCAATTTATCCGAACGCCCCCACGAATACGGCGTCGGCGTTCACTATCAACCCGCGGCCCGACAGGCTCAAGCCATCTTTACCGTCGACAAACCAACCGAAGCGGTGCTCCGACTCGCTTACGATGACCATGCGGTGTTGCACGTGAATCAAGAGCAGGCTGTTGACCTTGGCAACCATACAGCCTTTCGCTCACGAGAGGTTCCAATTCAGCTGCAGGCTGGGGACAACCTCATTCAGCTCACGCTGTCAAACACGACCGGCACCAACCACGGCGGCTGGGCTTATGCTTTCAAGTTGACGACCGAATCAGGTGACCAGCTGTTGCCTCTGGCCGACACCGGTACCAATTGA
- a CDS encoding DUF1559 domain-containing protein: MRSNRHPGFTMTEVLASLVIVGIVASVLLPAVQAARKESRRMQCSNNLKQIGLALHNYHDSHLKFPYGDEGVSGGWGSNWRIRLLPYCEQTALYDQWQYGKGHGWIFTAIGKENRQLIDGVAIGWGKCASSPLQDFLEDSGDQLFMFNYFGISGAENSPDGSYVASARNTAIPADNHPGGIYTADGMLPVNEMIGIDQCTDGTSNTLIVGEISDYILDAARIEKQDLRPGFHWGWQMGAAKPGKGASAFVTSATVTVRYSPNANVLWADGASVGGGWRRNTPLASAHPGGAQVARVDGSVYFVNERIDINTLTYLSVRNDGQAIRGR; this comes from the coding sequence ATGCGCTCGAACCGCCATCCGGGATTCACCATGACCGAGGTACTGGCCTCTTTGGTCATCGTCGGGATCGTCGCAAGCGTGCTGCTACCTGCCGTTCAGGCTGCGCGCAAGGAATCGCGTCGAATGCAGTGCAGTAACAATCTCAAACAGATCGGATTGGCGCTACACAACTATCACGATAGTCATCTCAAGTTTCCATACGGTGATGAAGGGGTGAGCGGCGGTTGGGGAAGCAATTGGAGAATCCGTTTGCTTCCGTATTGCGAACAGACCGCACTCTACGATCAATGGCAATATGGGAAGGGGCATGGGTGGATCTTCACCGCGATCGGCAAAGAGAATCGCCAGCTGATTGACGGCGTTGCCATCGGCTGGGGGAAGTGTGCCTCTTCGCCACTGCAAGACTTTCTGGAGGACAGTGGCGATCAACTATTCATGTTCAACTACTTCGGCATCTCAGGTGCAGAGAACAGTCCAGATGGGAGCTATGTTGCCAGCGCTCGCAACACGGCAATTCCTGCCGACAATCACCCCGGAGGTATCTACACCGCCGATGGAATGTTACCCGTGAACGAAATGATCGGGATCGACCAATGCACCGATGGAACGTCGAATACATTGATCGTTGGTGAAATATCGGACTATATTCTCGATGCGGCAAGAATCGAAAAACAAGATCTGCGTCCTGGTTTTCACTGGGGCTGGCAGATGGGGGCAGCCAAGCCTGGTAAAGGGGCAAGCGCGTTTGTGACGTCTGCGACCGTCACCGTCCGTTACAGTCCTAATGCAAATGTCTTGTGGGCCGATGGAGCTAGTGTGGGGGGGGGCTGGCGACGCAATACGCCTCTGGCATCGGCGCACCCTGGCGGCGCTCAAGTGGCCCGCGTTGACGGCAGTGTCTACTTTGTGAATGAGAGGATTGACATCAACACGTTGACCTACCTAAGCGTCCGTAATGATGGTCAGGCGATCCGGGGACGGTAG
- a CDS encoding carboxypeptidase-like regulatory domain-containing protein, whose protein sequence is MLNAWEFFYQMDAITVRPVPPVVLIVLVALSLSGCSPQGFTGPTGTVAGSLTSKGKPLDSGTTITLISAEGFAASGTTDAEGHFNLMFRGSNEIPVSHYRIQVTAGQAAEASSNEPDPTAYATLDIKDSKLPFPEKYGSSSTSELEFDVREGDNDPLVIDLK, encoded by the coding sequence ATGCTGAATGCATGGGAGTTTTTCTATCAGATGGATGCGATAACTGTACGTCCTGTCCCGCCTGTTGTCCTGATCGTGTTGGTGGCTTTGTCACTGTCGGGCTGTTCACCACAAGGTTTCACAGGACCAACCGGCACCGTCGCCGGAAGCCTGACCAGCAAAGGTAAGCCCTTGGATTCGGGAACGACCATCACGTTGATCTCCGCGGAAGGGTTTGCCGCCTCGGGAACGACAGATGCCGAGGGGCACTTCAATTTGATGTTTCGTGGATCCAATGAAATCCCTGTTTCCCATTACCGAATCCAGGTGACCGCAGGGCAAGCGGCCGAGGCCAGCAGCAACGAGCCCGACCCGACCGCGTATGCCACACTGGACATCAAAGACTCAAAGTTGCCGTTCCCAGAAAAGTATGGCTCCAGCTCGACCAGCGAACTCGAATTTGATGTGCGAGAGGGGGACAACGATCCGCTGGTCATTGACTTGAAATAA
- a CDS encoding BBP7 family outer membrane beta-barrel protein, producing MSCSFVKSQLNAFGVLAQRTNIGEYKRNELAVLPQLTFNLGARVTRYVTLRAGYSLFYLSNVVRAGDQIDTDLNPNLFPPEQMPLVDSVLRPEFEFRETDFWAHGANFGADIRF from the coding sequence GTGTCATGTTCTTTTGTAAAGAGCCAGCTTAACGCTTTCGGCGTGCTGGCCCAGCGGACGAACATCGGCGAATACAAGCGGAACGAACTGGCGGTCTTGCCTCAGTTGACCTTCAACCTCGGCGCTCGGGTGACGCGTTACGTCACGCTTCGCGCCGGATATTCGCTGTTCTATCTCAGCAACGTTGTCCGAGCTGGAGACCAGATCGATACCGATCTGAACCCCAACCTGTTCCCGCCCGAACAAATGCCGCTGGTCGACTCGGTCCTGCGTCCCGAATTCGAATTCCGCGAGACCGATTTCTGGGCTCACGGTGCCAATTTTGGTGCCGACATCCGGTTCTAA
- a CDS encoding FecR domain-containing protein, giving the protein MSLPQENDPFELPEIDPQTAQLVDLCLLGAGSEADWAQLDQLLQTDDRVLAYYAACAQLHASLQSMAMEPSDEVVAAPVGRVPAIVDRRRTRQSNLVLVAAVLLLLLFAAKQWNAVGPTARIAFSTAQDLEIDGVYAERTFTGPGKLRFSEGSIGLTLLANVDLVIEGPAELEIVASNQLRLLSGRLIADAHPNAVPISIETPFCKVNDHGGRFGLASIAGQPDSIAVFQGKMRVSQVRNSHLLQQGDAVSINAAGEVTPLTSIAAGLFPDELDIDGTSNTNGLIRYVDDNIIDNSDYGAYRVAEQPFSEDVPAFVDRNHQWNGIGREAIPLPLRGAEYVMTMDYDRHHGAKLQIDLALRKPAIVYVLYDENLAAPDWLRRDFTETGFQVGLDKGPYFDKRLQVDQLEHTDLGAGSGESVDGCHVVWQREVPQAGTIRLGGVGTRRSSAEKLDASEEKTNDFSMYGIVVTPL; this is encoded by the coding sequence ATGAGTTTACCTCAAGAGAACGATCCGTTTGAATTGCCAGAGATCGATCCACAAACCGCCCAGTTGGTCGATCTGTGTTTGCTGGGAGCCGGCTCTGAGGCCGATTGGGCACAGCTGGACCAGCTTCTGCAGACCGACGATCGCGTGCTTGCCTATTACGCCGCTTGCGCCCAATTGCATGCCTCATTGCAATCGATGGCAATGGAACCCAGCGATGAGGTTGTGGCCGCCCCTGTAGGGCGAGTGCCCGCGATTGTTGACCGTCGACGAACGCGTCAATCGAATCTTGTCTTGGTTGCTGCCGTGCTCTTGCTGCTGCTGTTCGCTGCGAAGCAATGGAACGCAGTCGGGCCGACGGCGCGGATCGCGTTCTCGACCGCGCAAGACCTGGAAATCGATGGCGTTTACGCCGAACGCACCTTTACGGGGCCTGGAAAGCTGCGATTTTCAGAGGGTTCCATCGGCTTGACCCTATTGGCCAACGTCGATCTTGTGATCGAAGGGCCCGCGGAACTGGAAATTGTTGCGAGCAATCAACTGCGTTTACTGTCGGGGCGGCTGATTGCCGACGCGCATCCAAACGCCGTTCCAATCTCTATCGAGACACCGTTCTGCAAGGTGAACGACCACGGCGGCCGATTTGGGTTAGCCTCGATCGCGGGCCAACCCGACAGCATCGCAGTCTTTCAGGGGAAGATGCGGGTGTCGCAAGTTCGCAATTCTCACCTGTTGCAACAGGGCGATGCGGTTAGCATCAATGCCGCTGGTGAAGTCACTCCACTAACATCGATCGCCGCAGGGCTGTTTCCAGATGAATTGGACATCGATGGAACATCGAATACCAACGGGTTGATAAGGTACGTCGACGACAACATCATCGACAATTCTGACTACGGGGCCTACCGAGTCGCGGAACAACCCTTCTCTGAAGATGTGCCGGCTTTTGTCGATCGCAACCACCAATGGAACGGAATAGGACGCGAGGCAATTCCCTTGCCACTTCGAGGGGCAGAATACGTGATGACCATGGATTACGATCGGCATCACGGGGCCAAATTACAGATTGATCTTGCGCTCCGAAAGCCGGCGATCGTTTATGTGTTGTACGATGAAAATCTAGCTGCTCCCGATTGGCTGCGACGCGACTTCACTGAGACCGGTTTCCAAGTTGGGTTGGACAAAGGGCCGTACTTCGACAAGCGGTTGCAGGTCGATCAGCTCGAACATACCGATCTTGGTGCGGGATCGGGTGAGAGCGTTGACGGGTGCCACGTCGTTTGGCAACGCGAAGTGCCGCAAGCAGGAACGATACGTCTAGGGGGAGTCGGTACACGCCGCAGTTCCGCTGAAAAGCTGGACGCTTCCGAAGAGAAAACGAACGACTTCAGCATGTATGGGATTGTGGTTACGCCGCTGTGA